In the genome of Oxyura jamaicensis isolate SHBP4307 breed ruddy duck chromosome 28 unlocalized genomic scaffold, BPBGC_Ojam_1.0 oxy28_random_OJ71351, whole genome shotgun sequence, the window GGGTGCCGTGGGCGCAGCCACCCCCGTCGCAGCCCACGGTGGTGCCGTGCCGCCGCGcgctgctgggtgctggcagccgcCCCCGGTGCCGCCGAGGAGCCGGCGCTGAGGCTGTGCGGGTGCGAGTTCATCCGCAGCCCCGTGGCCTTGTGTGGGGGCACCCACTGGagccccccaaccccccccccagacaGCCTTCGGTGAGTGCTGAGCGCGGGGACCCCTCCCCGGCACGGGGACACCCGAATGGGGGGGCACCCCACGGGTGCCTCACCCCTCCTCGCTCTCTTCCAGCCGACCTCTTTGGGTGCCTTGATGGCCATGGCCCCCCCAGCGtgggcccccccagccccgctggctCCTGGTGCTCccgtggggagctgctgcccttctgctggCGCCCGCACCCAGGGGAGTCTCTGGTGGCTCGTCGGAGGGTTGAGCTCGGTGCTGTATGGGGGGGACATCCATACACGTCCCCTCTTCCCATGCATCCCCCCTCCCGTGGTCTCCTCTTGACAGCTTCCAAATTGACCAAAATTTATTCGAAATGGCCCAAATCCTGCTGGGATGGGCACAGTGACAGGCGGGACCGCAGCCACTAAAGCCCGTCGAAGCATCGCTGCGTCCGTGTGTCCGTCAGCGCCTCGTGCTGGGGAGGGGcgcggggggctgggggctcgggggggggctgcggcagTGCCCCCAGAATGCCGTCTCTGGGGGTCCTGGCACCAACTACCCCCGGGCTTTGCTGCGGCCGTCCCGCAGCGCCTCGATCTTGGGCGCCAGCTCGCTGAAGGTGGGTCTGGCGCCGGGGAAAaaagcccagcagctcagcatcaGCGTGTAGAcctggggacaaggacaggagCGTCaggggcgcggggctgccctGGGACCCCCTccgtgctgggggctgggggggtctcACCTCCACGGGGCAGCCGGCTGGGGCCGGGAGCCGCCTGTTGtccttcagcagctccagcaagtGGCAGATGATCTGCACTGCCTTCTCGGTGCCCATCATGCGGAGGAACTCCTGGGGGGACGCGGGGGCGGGCAGTGAACGTGGGGACGCAGCAGCAGGgcgaggggaaggggggaaggcGGGGGTCGAGGGGGGGGGTTCTCACCTCCGAGGGGCTCCTGCTCTTGTTGCTGTAGGTGAAGAGCTCGTAGAGGAGCACCCCGAAGCTCCAGATGTCGGATGCTCGGGAGAAGACGTTGTCAGCCAGGGACTCGGGCGCGTACCTGCCGGTGCgggagggtgctgagcaccgGGTCCGGCCGTGCtgtgccccccgccccccccagcaccatgcTGTCCTCACCAGAAGACGGGGCTCTGGCCGGGCTCCTGCACCACGTAGTAGTCCTTGTCCTGCGGCAGCAGCTTGGCCAGCCCGAAGTCGCCGATCTTGACGTGGGTCTCGCTCTCCACCAGGATGTTCCTGGTGGCCAGGTCGCGGTGCACGCAGCGCTGCGCCCCCAGGTACTCCATGCCCTGCGCAGGACGCGGCCCCCTCACCACCCAGGCTGTGCCCCCCAGGGGGAGCGGTGGCACCGCCCTGTCCCCATCCGGACCCCCAAACACACCCACCGCGGGGGAGCCCCTTTGCCACCATGCCCCcaaggctgtgtgtgtgtggggggggtgcACAGGACACGGTCCCACCTTGCAGATCTGCCAGGCGTAGAGCAGCAGGCTCCGGTGCTCCAGGCGGTGCTGGTTCTTCTGCAGGTAGTCCCGCAGGCAGCCGTTGGGCAGGTACTCCATCACCAGCCGCAGCCCGCGCCGCCCTGCGCACCCGCACCCGTTACGGCCGCCCCGGGGGCCCCCAGGACCCCTCTgcccacccccccacccccctcccagGGCCACTCCTGCCCCGCGCTCACCCCGGCTGTAGCAGACGCCGCGGTACTTGACGATGAAGTCGTGCTGCAGCGAGTGCAGGATCTGGATCTCCCTCTCGAAGTCCTGCAGCTCCTTGGCCGAatcctgctgcagctttttcaCGGCCACCAGCTCGCCCGTGCTGTCGCCCAGCGGGTCGTAGCGGCACAGCTCCACGCTCCCAAAGTTGCCCTGGCGGGGCAGGGGGTCAGGGACACTGGGGTGCCCCTGGGACACCCCCACCTTGTCCCCAACCCTTGGCCACCCCCAGGATGGCAAGGCAcagatggggctgggggcacaaacccagcttcccccccccccgccccccacaAATGGCATTTTGTGCCCAGCTAAGTGGGGTCACCCAAAACCCCGGTGCGCCCACCGTCGCCGCTCTGCCCTCACCTTGCCCAGCAGCGAGATGTACTTGAGGTGCCGCTCCTCGAAGAGCGCGGGGTCCTGCCCCACGGCCACGTGCTCGTACCCCCAGAAGCTGTCCCGCAGCGTCACGTCGGCGGGCGACAGGTCCGAGAGCAGCTCGta includes:
- the LOC118158481 gene encoding tyrosine-protein kinase JAK3-like, with product MDYEPRRRPCFRALIRDLNSLITSDYELLSDLSPADVTLRDSFWGYEHVAVGQDPALFEERHLKYISLLGKGNFGSVELCRYDPLGDSTGELVAVKKLQQDSAKELQDFEREIQILHSLQHDFIVKYRGVCYSRGRRGLRLVMEYLPNGCLRDYLQKNQHRLEHRSLLLYAWQICKGMEYLGAQRCVHRDLATRNILVESETHVKIGDFGLAKLLPQDKDYYVVQEPGQSPVFWYAPESLADNVFSRASDIWSFGVLLYELFTYSNKSRSPSEEFLRMMGTEKAVQIICHLLELLKDNRRLPAPAGCPVEVYTLMLSCWAFFPGARPTFSELAPKIEALRDGRSKARG